TCTCCCGATATACATACCAAGCAGGGAGGCCGCCTCCATACGGTTCGTCCAGATGCCACACCATCTCGACCAGATCGTTGAGGAGATCCTCGGGATTGAGGATAAGCTCGTGGTGACGCGTACCCCATCGCTCAGCGACCTGACGCGCCAGATGCAACTCGTTCCAGGCCTGCTCTTCCTCGCCCGCAAATCCGAGGGAATACGTTCGCACCTGAGGAAATCCCTGCTCAGCCAACAGCCCGATAATGGCCGAAGAATCAATACCTCCGGACAACGAACAGGCAATCGGGACGTCGCTCAGTGTCCAACGACTCACAGCCGACCGGAGCTCTGAGCGCAACCGCTCCGTCCACTCCTGAAGGTCATAGTCTTCAAACTGTGTGCCATCAATCCGCCAGTACCGGCTGAGCGTAAACCGATGCTGCGTCAGATCGTAAACAAACGAATGTCCTGGAGGAACCCGCAGCACATTGTCGACAATGGTTTCCGGACCCGGCACATACAACAAGGTTGTATAGTGGCTGAGAGCCTGCTGGTTCACGCGCCGCGAGGAAATCGGGGGAGCTGCAAGCAGACTCTTCAACTCCGACGCGAACGCGAAGGAGGTCTTCTCCCGTGTGTAATACAATGGCTTGATCCCCATGCGATCGCGGGCGCCGAACAGCCGGTTGCGACGCTGGTCGTGAATGACGAACGCGAACATGCCGTTCAAGTCGTCGACCATACGGTCGCCTTTCTCGTCGTATAGGTGAAGCAGCACCTCCGTATCAGAATGGGCTGTGACAAACGTATGGCCGCGGGACTCGAGCTCCGCTCTTAACTGGGGCGCATTGTAGATCTCACCGTTGAAGACGATCCAGACAGACCGGTCCTGGCTGCTCATGGGCTGATGGCCGCCCTCGAGATCGAGGATGCTAAGCCGGCGCATGGCAAGAGAGACGTTTTCGTCCGGACTGGTATAAATCCCCTGGTCATCGGGGCCCCGATGAACGATCATATCGTTCATGTTCTGAACCCAAGCCACCGTATGAGGCCCTGCAACACCAACGATCCCGCACATATTCTATTCGCCTCCCTGAGGACCTTGTCAGCCCTCTCATCCCCGTTCATTCCTGATTCCTGCCGCCGACCCCGAGCCCGTTTGCAGGCACACTACCGTGCGGCAATTCGACGGAACCCTGGCAGGCGATTATGGCGCGTTGCGGTTCCGTGAGCAGAAGCGATGGGCCCAGGGGAACAACTTCTTCCCCGCATCAAACACGGCGGCTTTGAATGCGTCCACCAAAGTCCCGCCCACGGCTGCGTAATAGTCTGGAATGTAGGGCATCGTAAACGCGGCGCGTACCCATCCGATAACCGAAAGCCTCGCCCTATACATTCCATTCCATCGCTCAAAGCAGGTTTTCCAGATCATTTTGACCAGGAGGTCGTTGACTTCCTGCCACCGAGTCGGATACGCGATGGCATAACGCTGAATCGTTGGATCGACGCGAAGAAATGAAAGAAACCCTCTCGCCGCCTTCGTGAGCGCGCGGTAGTCGCAGGAAAATCCTAGGCTCCCTTCATCCGTACGCTTCCGGAAAACACATTTCGCTGTGAGGGCGACCTGATTCCCAAGGCACAACTTGGCCAACAAAGCGTCATCGATTCCGTTTCCAGTCGGAAACGACGGATAGCCCCCGCAAGCCACGACGGCCTCTCTCCGCGTCAGAATTGTGGTAAAAGTTTCGTACCGATAAATGCCGCGACACCACGCTCGCACAAACTCCTCCCCCGACATCAGCTCCGGAACGATATCTGCAGAGCCTCGCATTGTGCGTCCAGACAAATCCATGGTTTCTTCCTTCGGAATGGCCACAGCCGCGGCAGGATACCGTTCGAGAAGACTAACTAATTCGGACACCAGGCTAGGACTGATCTCGTCATCGTCGTTCAGAAGAAGAAAATACTTCCCCGAGGCATCCTTCGCAATCTGATTGTAGTGTTCGCTCTGCCCCACCGTGACACAATTCTTTCTGACACGGAACAGCTTGGCGTAATGTCGTGTGGCGATGTCCTCAACCTGCGTACCATTGAGGCCGTTGTCGGAAATGAGACACTCAATGTGTGGATAGTCCTGCGCCTCAACAGACGCCAGAGAGAGCGGCAAAAAATTGAGCCGCTTATATACCGGAATACCGACTGTCACCAGCGGCATCATGACACGACTCCCATCACGATATATCGACTTCCCACCCATAAACCATCCGTTACTCTGCTCAGCCGGCAAAACCGCATGAACTGCCACCATTCCCTGTCACCGGTTCGCCTCCTCTCATGCAGACTACCGACGCACCCCCTCTGCCACACAAAGCTTTTCCCTCATCGGAGCTGCTGTGCCTGGAGAAACGCCTTGAGCTCCCCAATATTCTTCATGTCTGCGAGCTCATTGCCCTTAAATCGCACCCCGAAGGCTTGCTCAAGGCTGAACATCAGATTGATGTGCGCCAGGGAGTCCCACTTCGAAATATCACGAGCGGTAGTCTCATCGGTAAGAACCAACCGCTCATCATCAAAGACTTCTCGAAACAATGCTTCTAACCGCTCATGCAGCTCCATTCGTCGCCTCCCACCCATCGACAGTCTTGATGAACTTGTTGACGATAGGGCCGTTAACCCGCATGTCATATGTCCACCTAACGCGTCCGTCACTCTTGCTTGCCAAGTCAAACCCCAGCTTCGCGTAGGCATCTTCGGCCATGGCATTCTTCTCGGTCTGAACATACGTTCCCCTAAGCGACGTGCACCCTGCCTCCATAGCCCGCCGGCAGAGATGTTCCATCAGTGTCGCCTCGACAGTCCGTCCGATCACCCGACAGCTCATCAGCCAGGTATCGATATCAAGCACCTCTCCCTCTTGTAGGGCAATGATCAAGGCCACCAATCCATGATCGACGAACCGATCACGCAGTCGCAGGTACAAATGAACACACTTCGGATCACGGATGAAGCTCTCCAACTGCGGCATCCCATGGCGCTTCGTGGTGAGATTGAACTGATTTGTCTTACCAATCAGCTGCGCGATCCGAGGAAGATGAAACGCATCGAACGGAGCCACAATCGCTTGCATGTGCAGGCTCTGATAGAACTCCTCAATTGATCCGGTCGTCGATTCGAGTTCCCGAATTTGCGCCCGTGCCTGGTATTGTTCAGCTCGCGCAATATCTTCCTGCGTATACGAACTAGTTTCAAACGAGAGACACTGCGACAATGCCCTGACATAGTAGGAAGGATCTTCGGAAAGCGGGATCACTTCGACTTCAGGAGCGAACTGCCTCATGGCTGCACGTTCAACCGGGTTATCATCCACGAATACCAGCGCATCCACACCTATACCAAGCTCCCGGGCAATCATGCGGATATTCTGGGGCTTTGGTTCCCAGTTGGCAACAAACACCGCAAAATCATCACGTTTCAAACGCATCTCGGGATGTTTTTCGAATGGCTGCATCGCGTCGGCATGATTGTTTTTCGAACAGACCGCTAGAATTACACCCTTGTTCTTCAACTTGAGAATGTACTCCTGAAATGCGACGAACGCCTCACCATCGACACCGTTCCCCAATTTGATGCCGGCAAGGCCATCCTCCGCAATCACTCCGCCCCAGAGGGTATTATCCAGATCAAGGACGAGGCACTTCCGGCTCAACCCCAGATCGGCTCCAATGACTGCAGCCGTATGGCGAGCAAGCAGCGGGACCACTTGAAGCGCGACGGCTTGTTTGGCCAGATGCCAGTAGCGGGGATCGAACCATCGTGACTTTCCCACAAATGAAGAGAGGCGCTCGCAGTCGACGATTGACACCGTGTTGCCCGCTTCTTCGCCCAGCCGTATGTTCACAGCCTGCGCCATCATGTAGCGAGACCCCGGAAGACGTACCGCAAGATGACCCGTCGGCACTTCACAAGGGAGCGCAAAATTGTGCTGCACGACCCGCGCTCTAGAACGTTCCCTCACAACTCGCCAGAGCGAGGTCCAACGCGCGACCTCCGCGCGAACCAACGCCTGCGGTGCGGCACTAAATTCCGGAAGCCGAAGATCTCCCTCATGTACCGCCAGCACGATGAAATCAGGATCGAACGCATAGAGTCGACTGTTCGGATCGATAATATCCTGTTCATACTGGCCATACTGACTCTCGAGAACCTCTAGATGTATCCCACGCCGGCCTGCGGCCAGCGTCAACATCTGCCCCAATTGAGCCGTCGTATAACTTCCCA
This window of the Nitrospira lenta genome carries:
- a CDS encoding HAD-IIIC family phosphatase, translating into MAEYPHARMGDGTACIVRADELRKSGKVEEAIALYLDALSEPPQAALCLKLARSYEELGNISEACRWALMVVDAEDDFTSWQAAARLVHRYAKTPGQKLRSAKVAILGSYTTAQLGQMLTLAAGRRGIHLEVLESQYGQYEQDIIDPNSRLYAFDPDFIVLAVHEGDLRLPEFSAAPQALVRAEVARWTSLWRVVRERSRARVVQHNFALPCEVPTGHLAVRLPGSRYMMAQAVNIRLGEEAGNTVSIVDCERLSSFVGKSRWFDPRYWHLAKQAVALQVVPLLARHTAAVIGADLGLSRKCLVLDLDNTLWGGVIAEDGLAGIKLGNGVDGEAFVAFQEYILKLKNKGVILAVCSKNNHADAMQPFEKHPEMRLKRDDFAVFVANWEPKPQNIRMIARELGIGVDALVFVDDNPVERAAMRQFAPEVEVIPLSEDPSYYVRALSQCLSFETSSYTQEDIARAEQYQARAQIRELESTTGSIEEFYQSLHMQAIVAPFDAFHLPRIAQLIGKTNQFNLTTKRHGMPQLESFIRDPKCVHLYLRLRDRFVDHGLVALIIALQEGEVLDIDTWLMSCRVIGRTVEATLMEHLCRRAMEAGCTSLRGTYVQTEKNAMAEDAYAKLGFDLASKSDGRVRWTYDMRVNGPIVNKFIKTVDGWEATNGAA
- a CDS encoding glycosyltransferase family 2 protein, whose amino-acid sequence is MVAVHAVLPAEQSNGWFMGGKSIYRDGSRVMMPLVTVGIPVYKRLNFLPLSLASVEAQDYPHIECLISDNGLNGTQVEDIATRHYAKLFRVRKNCVTVGQSEHYNQIAKDASGKYFLLLNDDDEISPSLVSELVSLLERYPAAAVAIPKEETMDLSGRTMRGSADIVPELMSGEEFVRAWCRGIYRYETFTTILTRREAVVACGGYPSFPTGNGIDDALLAKLCLGNQVALTAKCVFRKRTDEGSLGFSCDYRALTKAARGFLSFLRVDPTIQRYAIAYPTRWQEVNDLLVKMIWKTCFERWNGMYRARLSVIGWVRAAFTMPYIPDYYAAVGGTLVDAFKAAVFDAGKKLFPWAHRFCSRNRNAP
- the asnB gene encoding asparagine synthase (glutamine-hydrolyzing) → MCGIVGVAGPHTVAWVQNMNDMIVHRGPDDQGIYTSPDENVSLAMRRLSILDLEGGHQPMSSQDRSVWIVFNGEIYNAPQLRAELESRGHTFVTAHSDTEVLLHLYDEKGDRMVDDLNGMFAFVIHDQRRNRLFGARDRMGIKPLYYTREKTSFAFASELKSLLAAPPISSRRVNQQALSHYTTLLYVPGPETIVDNVLRVPPGHSFVYDLTQHRFTLSRYWRIDGTQFEDYDLQEWTERLRSELRSAVSRWTLSDVPIACSLSGGIDSSAIIGLLAEQGFPQVRTYSLGFAGEEEQAWNELHLARQVAERWGTRHHELILNPEDLLNDLVEMVWHLDEPYGGGLPAWYVYREMSKDVKVGLNGMGGDELFGNYQKFLRYEEDPVVYAAVTLRQHFRTGASALAACAQPLASISNSLPASIPMAGRGRLLSKLPELLRTPFGSYYQANQDFCSSGEKHQFVLQDGRGHKCQETTEYLQAIFDNSKTTDLRTGLAVVDFQTQLAEEFLFMTDRFSMAHSLEARTPFLDHHLVEFVFRIPPSVRTKPRDPKYLLKRAVSDLLPPDLLTARKRGFSIPIGPWLRGPLRPLAERLLSPDRLAKQGLFKREFYQRYVVTHLEGRADFTLQVWAALMFQLWHLVYIEEACTRKPTFTWKDLC
- a CDS encoding acyl carrier protein — its product is MELHERLEALFREVFDDERLVLTDETTARDISKWDSLAHINLMFSLEQAFGVRFKGNELADMKNIGELKAFLQAQQLR